One Thermocrinis jamiesonii genomic region harbors:
- a CDS encoding NuoI/complex I 23 kDa subunit family protein has translation MIKKVFEKPLSWLERIFFIDFIRGLSVTIRHAFSKTITTHYPYEKLTPPKRFRGFFGHKVVDGREPQPAFDEWVERFKIDVQPGKSRCVVCMLCKRACPVPQLFEIEGEKLPNGRRRVSVFNMNMMLCTFCGFCVDACPVDCLFQSDIHETASYTRRDAVLDLKTLERIGRDWQRRREQEPDRIWIDDQQRMRLWYENDLTLPEVKRK, from the coding sequence ATGATAAAAAAGGTTTTTGAAAAACCATTGAGCTGGCTTGAGAGGATCTTTTTCATAGACTTTATAAGGGGACTTTCTGTTACCATAAGGCACGCCTTTAGCAAAACTATAACTACTCATTATCCATACGAGAAGCTCACACCACCCAAAAGATTCAGAGGATTTTTTGGGCACAAAGTGGTGGATGGTAGAGAACCTCAGCCTGCCTTTGATGAATGGGTAGAGAGGTTCAAGATAGACGTTCAGCCCGGAAAGAGTAGATGCGTGGTGTGTATGCTGTGTAAAAGAGCTTGTCCTGTGCCTCAGCTGTTTGAGATAGAGGGAGAAAAACTGCCCAACGGAAGGAGAAGAGTAAGCGTATTTAACATGAACATGATGCTTTGCACCTTCTGTGGCTTCTGTGTGGATGCATGTCCTGTAGATTGTCTTTTTCAAAGCGACATACACGAGACCGCAAGTTATACAAGAAGGGACGCAGTTTTAGACTTAAAGACATTGGAGCGCATCGGAAGGGATTGGCAAAGGAGAAGAGAACAAGAACCGGATCGTATATGGATAGATGATCAGCAGAGGATGAGGCTATGGTATGAAAACGAC